One Nostoc sp. UHCC 0302 DNA window includes the following coding sequences:
- a CDS encoding IS630 family transposase (programmed frameshift) has product MGARLRVFLTPEQDQTLLNLRKQDVPQKVKDRAEIIRLNAHGWYVEKIADHFDCHKKTVTKVLHQWQKLGTEGLWESPGRGGKPKWLEDDMIFLEECLRNEPRTYNSSQLALKLKTERNVEMSADRLRRVLKKGVDWKRTRKSHKGKQDPVARANKQADLDMLELAAATGEIDLKYLDESGFCMWSEPSYTYYFRGEQKRLEQTKRRGRRLSIIGLLQPLISFVYGLVIGGVDRKSYIEMMEKEAKQAQETGRISVIVQDNGPIHRCQEVQQLWKKWESQGLYIFFLPKYCSEMNPIELEWQHLKKDELSGQAFDDELDLAYAVINGVQARGKKNNHNTHRVKFSSRLST; this is encoded by the exons ATGGGTGCGCGTTTAAGGGTATTTCTGACTCCTGAGCAAGACCAAACTTTACTAAATCTGAGAAAACAGGATGTACCACAGAAAGTCAAAGACAGGGCGGAAATAATCAGGCTAAATGCACATGGTTGGTATGTAGAGAAGATAGCAGATCACTTTGATTGTCACAAAAAAACAGTCACAAAAGTTTTGCATCAATGGCAAAAACTGGGCACAGAAGGGCTTTGGGAATCTCCTGGGCGAGGGGGGAAACCAAAGTGGCTTGAGGATGACATGATATTTTTAGAAGAATGCCTCAGAAACGAGCCACGCACATACAATAGTTCTCAGTTAGCTTTGAAGTTGAAAACAGAACGCAACGTTGAGATGAGTGCCGACAGATTAAGACGGGTACTC AAAAAGGGGGTCGATTGGAAACGGACAAGGAAAAGCCATAAAGGAAAACAAGACCCAGTAGCACGAGCAAACAAGCAAGCAGACCTAGACATGTTGGAATTAGCTGCTGCCACTGGTGAAATAGACCTGAAATACCTAGACGAGTCAGGGTTCTGTATGTGGAGCGAACCTAGTTATACATATTACTTTAGAGGTGAGCAAAAACGGTTAGAACAGACTAAACGCCGTGGTCGCAGATTAAGTATTATCGGGCTTCTCCAACCTTTAATCAGTTTTGTTTACGGTTTAGTTATCGGTGGTGTTGACCGTAAATCTTATATAGAAATGATGGAGAAAGAAGCCAAACAAGCCCAAGAAACTGGACGTATCAGCGTGATTGTGCAAGATAACGGGCCAATACATCGCTGCCAAGAAGTTCAACAATTGTGGAAAAAATGGGAAAGTCAGGGTTTGTACATCTTTTTTCTCCCGAAATATTGCTCAGAAATGAATCCAATTGAATTGGAATGGCAACATCTCAAGAAAGATGAGTTATCCGGGCAAGCATTTGATGATGAGCTAGATCTCGCTTACGCCGTCATCAATGGTGTTCAAGCTAGAGGAAAAAAAAACAATCACAACACACATCGTGTAAAATTTAGCTCTAGATTATCAACTTAA
- a CDS encoding tetratricopeptide repeat protein: MKLELTDWDQDLPPEPDEEYQALVRTLKFTEGFGLLFARCSPAEGEQLIGKVKEDITDKTIEVLRLKQAVTNLYEIIDKLENKEQIDILFITGLEYSFYEYEESKALTGWNSRDIYSYSWKSVPPVLINLNQQRERFRDSFNICFVFLLPLFAIKYFIQRAPDFFDWRSGLFEFPIDSETLEQESLRILQDGDYKKYLTLTPEERTQKILAIQELLAEKHQVTSSQAKLLLKLGSLQLAGQDYTKAIASYDQALKIKPDNHRACNNRGIALRNLELYEQAVASYDQALKIKPDYHQAWNNRGIALFNLERYEQAVASYDQALKIKPDYHQAWHNQGISLDDLGRYEQAVASYDQALKIKPDDHHAWYNRGAALLKLGRFEAAIASYDQALKFKPDFHEAWNWRGTALLKLGRLEEAFASYDQTLKIKPDYFPSWYNKACSYALESNIDQALQNLQQAINLNSEKCREWAKTDSDFDGIREDKRFKALIQ; encoded by the coding sequence ATGAAACTGGAACTGACTGATTGGGATCAAGATTTACCACCAGAACCAGATGAGGAATATCAAGCATTAGTCCGTACTCTTAAATTTACAGAAGGCTTTGGCTTGTTATTTGCGCGCTGTTCTCCGGCTGAGGGTGAGCAGTTAATTGGCAAAGTTAAAGAAGATATTACCGATAAAACTATTGAAGTTTTGCGATTAAAGCAAGCTGTTACTAATTTATATGAAATTATAGACAAATTAGAGAATAAAGAACAGATAGATATTTTATTTATTACAGGTTTAGAGTATTCATTTTATGAATATGAAGAGTCTAAAGCTTTAACAGGCTGGAATAGTAGAGATATTTATTCATATAGTTGGAAGAGTGTACCACCTGTTTTAATTAACCTGAATCAACAGCGAGAACGTTTTAGAGATAGCTTTAATATTTGTTTTGTTTTCTTACTACCACTATTTGCTATTAAATATTTTATTCAACGCGCCCCAGACTTCTTTGATTGGCGTTCTGGGTTATTTGAATTTCCTATAGATTCAGAAACCTTAGAGCAAGAATCATTACGTATACTCCAGGATGGAGACTATAAAAAATATCTCACGCTAACACCAGAAGAAAGAACTCAAAAAATACTAGCAATTCAAGAATTACTTGCAGAAAAACATCAAGTAACTAGTAGCCAAGCAAAATTACTTTTGAAACTAGGAAGTTTGCAATTGGCTGGACAAGATTATACAAAAGCGATCGCATCCTATGATCAAGCACTGAAAATTAAACCTGATAACCACAGAGCTTGTAACAATCGGGGCATTGCGTTAAGGAATTTGGAACTCTATGAACAAGCAGTTGCATCCTACGACCAAGCACTGAAAATTAAACCTGATTACCACCAAGCTTGGAACAACCGGGGCATTGCGCTATTTAATTTGGAACGCTATGAACAAGCAGTTGCATCCTACGACCAAGCACTGAAAATTAAACCTGATTACCACCAAGCTTGGCACAACCAGGGCATTTCGCTAGATGATTTGGGACGCTATGAACAAGCAGTCGCATCTTACGACCAAGCGCTGAAAATTAAACCTGATGACCACCATGCTTGGTACAACCGGGGTGCTGCGCTCTTGAAATTGGGACGCTTTGAAGCAGCAATCGCATCCTACGACCAAGCACTGAAATTTAAACCTGATTTCCACGAAGCTTGGAACTGGCGAGGTACTGCGCTCTTGAAATTGGGACGCCTTGAAGAAGCGTTCGCATCCTACGACCAAACACTGAAAATTAAACCTGATTACTTCCCAAGTTGGTACAACAAAGCTTGTAGTTATGCCCTTGAAAGTAATATTGATCAAGCACTGCAAAACCTGCAACAAGCAATTAATTTGAATTCTGAAAAATGTCGTGAATGGGCAAAAACTGACTCTGATTTTGATGGTATTAGAGAAGATAAGCGTTTTAAAGCTTTAATTCAATAA
- a CDS encoding UPF0175 family protein yields MSQLKIDYPETLPDALQQTREQFEQEAKMAMAVKLFEMKRISSGLAAQLAGIDRVTFLLNLHRYGVAMIDLTEEELISDLANA; encoded by the coding sequence ATGTCACAGCTAAAAATTGACTATCCAGAAACTTTACCAGATGCCTTACAACAAACACGAGAACAATTTGAACAAGAGGCAAAAATGGCAATGGCAGTCAAACTATTTGAAATGAAACGTATTTCTTCTGGTTTAGCTGCACAGTTAGCAGGTATAGATAGGGTAACTTTTTTACTTAATTTACACCGTTATGGCGTAGCTATGATTGATTTAACAGAAGAAGAACTGATATCTGATTTAGCGAATGCCTGA
- a CDS encoding type II toxin-antitoxin system PemK/MazF family toxin, which produces MTTIQAGEFWVADIPFTSGKGFKKRPVLVLWIDGNDVVAAVVTSAEPRTQTDVLLNDWATSGLRIASTVRLSRLDCLEQPLLLAKIGQVSESDAKRLKKVWDLYIKPQF; this is translated from the coding sequence ATGACGACTATCCAAGCAGGTGAGTTTTGGGTAGCAGATATTCCGTTCACCAGCGGTAAAGGTTTTAAAAAGCGCCCTGTACTTGTGTTGTGGATAGATGGAAATGATGTTGTAGCAGCAGTAGTTACATCCGCCGAACCACGCACACAAACTGATGTACTTCTAAATGATTGGGCTACAAGTGGCTTGCGTATTGCTTCAACCGTGCGCTTGTCTCGATTGGATTGCCTAGAACAGCCTTTGTTGCTGGCTAAGATAGGGCAAGTTTCTGAATCAGATGCAAAGCGCTTAAAAAAAGTATGGGATTTGTATATCAAACCTCAATTTTAA